A single genomic interval of Helicobacter jaachi harbors:
- the yajC gene encoding preprotein translocase subunit YajC, protein MQETAAQGGVQGTLISLLPIVFFIAIFYLLLIRPANVKRKKHQEMINALQKGDKIITTGGLICEIVKPEKTFFSVRLNDDTIAKLSKEFIAYKLDENDDTQA, encoded by the coding sequence ATGCAAGAAACTGCTGCACAAGGTGGCGTGCAAGGAACGCTCATATCTTTACTGCCTATCGTATTTTTTATCGCTATTTTTTATCTGCTCCTTATTCGTCCTGCCAATGTCAAGCGCAAAAAGCATCAAGAAATGATAAACGCATTGCAAAAGGGAGACAAGATTATTACCACAGGCGGGCTTATCTGCGAGATTGTTAAACCTGAAAAGACCTTTTTTAGCGTGCGGCTTAATGATGATACCATTGCTAAACTTTCCAAAGAATTTATCGCCTATAAACTTGATGAAAATGATGACACACAAGCATAA
- the nhaA gene encoding Na+/H+ antiporter NhaA: MAETATSGHSYVKDKLQENLNRFITHESFGGILLALCVASAMLTANSSYADLYFGFFHSEFGAFFDDSTLKMSLLEFINDVLMSFFFLLVGLEMKREMLYGELAGFKKVGFSFLAAFGGIVCPVMIYLYFNVGTAYEHGFGVAMSTDTAFALGLIMLLGDRVPKILKIFLVTLAVADDLGAISVIAIFYSENINMQWIYASLVLIALLIYLNYRDTKHLSLYFLVGILLWICVHHSGIHVTIAAVILAMAIPGRTRVNKRYFINMLKEFDKMKVATNDWNDVIATREIEKVGFWKGSFKNIKNFMLGNQDVEKKIDMAKTSQLVHMLDTIGTYSRYAQNPLIRLEIALQPLCAYFFVPLFAFANAGVSLSSGVDISLNSVMLGTTLGLVLGKPIGVLLFCFVGEKLNLATRPKDLSYGHILSVGMISGIGFTMSMFVANLAYKDDTMSIDMSKISILVASSIAALLGILAVYLSTSKQSEQIETLNEEDEIEKLKNTQSVI; the protein is encoded by the coding sequence ATGGCAGAGACTGCGACAAGCGGACATTCTTATGTAAAAGACAAATTGCAAGAAAACCTCAATCGCTTTATCACGCACGAATCATTTGGCGGTATCTTGCTTGCGCTATGTGTCGCTTCAGCCATGCTCACGGCAAACTCCTCGTATGCGGATTTGTATTTTGGCTTTTTTCATAGTGAATTTGGAGCGTTTTTTGATGATTCCACGCTTAAGATGAGTTTGCTTGAGTTTATTAATGATGTTTTGATGTCGTTTTTCTTTTTGCTTGTGGGTTTGGAAATGAAGCGAGAAATGCTATATGGCGAGCTTGCGGGCTTTAAGAAGGTTGGATTCTCCTTTCTTGCAGCTTTTGGCGGTATAGTATGCCCTGTTATGATTTATCTCTACTTTAATGTTGGTACAGCCTATGAGCATGGCTTTGGCGTGGCGATGAGCACAGATACAGCTTTTGCGCTAGGGCTTATTATGCTCCTTGGCGATAGAGTGCCTAAGATTCTAAAAATCTTTCTTGTAACGCTTGCTGTAGCAGATGATTTGGGCGCGATTTCTGTGATTGCTATTTTTTATAGTGAGAATATTAATATGCAGTGGATTTATGCTTCTTTGGTGCTTATTGCGCTGCTTATTTATCTTAACTATCGTGATACCAAACATCTCTCATTATATTTTTTAGTGGGGATTTTGCTTTGGATTTGTGTGCATCATAGTGGGATACATGTAACTATCGCTGCTGTGATTTTGGCTATGGCAATTCCGGGGCGCACGCGCGTAAATAAAAGATATTTTATCAATATGCTTAAAGAATTTGATAAAATGAAAGTGGCTACGAATGATTGGAACGATGTTATCGCCACGCGCGAGATTGAGAAAGTGGGATTTTGGAAAGGGAGTTTTAAAAATATCAAAAACTTTATGCTTGGCAATCAAGATGTAGAAAAAAAGATTGATATGGCTAAAACTTCCCAACTGGTGCATATGCTTGATACCATAGGCACATATTCACGCTATGCGCAAAATCCGCTTATCCGACTGGAGATAGCGCTACAGCCTTTGTGTGCATACTTTTTTGTCCCACTTTTTGCATTTGCAAATGCTGGTGTTTCGCTTAGTAGCGGCGTTGATATAAGTCTAAATAGCGTTATGCTAGGCACGACTTTGGGCTTAGTGTTGGGCAAGCCCATAGGCGTGCTACTCTTTTGCTTTGTTGGCGAGAAGCTTAATCTTGCCACGCGCCCAAAGGATTTAAGCTATGGGCATATTTTATCAGTAGGTATGATTTCAGGCATTGGCTTTACGATGTCTATGTTTGTGGCAAATCTTGCTTACAAAGATGATACAATGAGCATTGATATGTCAAAAATTTCTATTCTTGTGGCGTCATCAATTGCCGCTTTACTTGGAATCTTGGCTGTATATCTAAGCACAAGTAAGCAAAGTGAGCAAATAGAGACCCTAAATGAAGAAGATGAAATTGAAAAACTCAAAAACACACAAAGTGTGATTTAA
- the feoB gene encoding ferrous iron transport protein B → MKSITIVCVGQPNVGKSSLINEICGAHLKVGNFSGVTIEKAEARIEHKGYILRIIDLPGTYSLNDYSLEERVTKQFLENEAYDVILNVLDSTNLERCLFLTTQLLELNTRMCLALNMSDEAENEGIKIDSAFLGNVLGVDCVSVSAFRKQNLNILLDKLIEVALNAPKPSKRVYADFLEQEIHNLQTFLTQKHYEDIEWLLAQKHAGLQNLRDVAIKLLKQDSYVSGALHNKGCWVELSGFVQKCIERLYAQSGEKNVRDIFNNDILSFAKGASIESTRKAPPKKPSITQRLDNIFLNKYLGIPIFLLSMWLLFQLTFYLGEFPKVWIEDSMAALGSWVEEYLPNEFLASLLSGGIIAGVGAVLSFLPHILILFCGIVLLEGTGYMARVAFLLDGFFHKFGLHGKSFIPLVTGFGCSVPAYMSTRMLKNRNDRMLTLFIINFMSCGARLPVYTLFTAAFFSPQIAGNVLYGIYIFGAFVGLCMAKILKLTAFRGDDEPFVMEMPKYRCPSLRLVVFSVWQKAVGYIKKAGTFILLASVIIWAGTQFPKNEALEEQMQEANKPLLAKQQDLEEQLKQQDLKALQDELDEVNAQMADNEHKYQAAFVEQSYLGRVGEFIQPIFAPFHFDWKMSVSLLNGLLAKETIISSMGVLYALGDEVDENNDAPLRDVLQEHISLPSAVAFILFIMFYNPCFAASIVFGKEAGGKRFIVYLFIFTSVVSYVFALMGYYLTLFLMG, encoded by the coding sequence ATGAAATCAATTACCATAGTATGCGTGGGGCAGCCCAATGTAGGCAAAAGTTCGCTCATTAATGAAATTTGTGGCGCACACTTAAAAGTGGGGAATTTTAGCGGTGTAACCATTGAAAAAGCTGAAGCGAGGATAGAGCATAAGGGCTATATCTTGCGCATCATCGACCTGCCCGGGACTTATTCGCTTAATGATTATTCTCTTGAAGAGCGCGTAACAAAGCAATTTTTAGAAAATGAAGCCTATGATGTGATTTTAAATGTGCTAGATTCTACCAACTTAGAGCGGTGTTTATTCCTTACCACGCAGCTTTTGGAGCTTAATACGCGTATGTGTTTAGCGCTTAATATGAGCGATGAGGCGGAGAATGAGGGCATTAAGATTGATAGTGCGTTTTTGGGCAATGTGCTGGGCGTGGATTGCGTGAGTGTATCGGCGTTCCGCAAGCAAAATCTTAATATTTTGCTTGATAAGCTTATTGAAGTTGCCCTAAATGCGCCAAAGCCTAGCAAGCGCGTGTATGCTGATTTTTTGGAGCAAGAAATTCACAATCTGCAGACATTTCTTACCCAAAAGCATTATGAGGACATAGAGTGGCTTCTTGCTCAAAAACACGCAGGATTACAGAATCTGCGCGATGTAGCCATTAAACTTTTAAAACAAGATAGCTATGTGAGCGGTGCATTGCATAATAAAGGCTGCTGGGTGGAGCTAAGTGGCTTTGTGCAGAAGTGCATTGAGCGGCTTTATGCCCAAAGTGGCGAAAAAAATGTGCGCGATATTTTTAATAATGATATTTTAAGCTTTGCAAAGGGTGCAAGTATAGAATCTACGCGCAAAGCCCCGCCCAAAAAGCCCTCTATCACGCAAAGGCTGGATAATATTTTCCTAAATAAATATTTGGGCATTCCTATCTTTTTACTCTCCATGTGGCTGCTTTTTCAACTTACCTTTTATCTAGGCGAATTCCCTAAGGTGTGGATAGAAGATAGTATGGCAGCGCTTGGCTCGTGGGTAGAGGAGTATTTGCCTAATGAATTTTTAGCCTCTTTGCTTTCAGGGGGGATTATAGCTGGTGTGGGCGCGGTACTAAGCTTTTTGCCTCATATTTTAATCCTATTTTGCGGCATTGTGCTGCTTGAGGGGACTGGATATATGGCGCGCGTGGCGTTTTTGCTCGATGGCTTTTTTCATAAATTTGGCTTGCATGGTAAGAGTTTTATTCCGCTTGTAACGGGCTTTGGCTGCTCTGTGCCTGCATATATGAGCACACGCATGCTGAAAAATCGCAATGATAGAATGCTCACACTCTTTATTATTAATTTCATGAGCTGTGGCGCGCGCTTACCTGTTTATACGCTTTTTACCGCAGCTTTTTTTTCTCCGCAAATTGCTGGGAATGTGCTGTATGGAATCTATATCTTTGGCGCATTTGTGGGCTTGTGTATGGCTAAGATTCTAAAACTTACCGCATTTAGGGGTGATGATGAACCATTTGTTATGGAGATGCCAAAATATCGCTGCCCAAGCCTGCGCCTTGTGGTGTTTAGCGTGTGGCAAAAAGCTGTGGGATATATTAAAAAGGCAGGGACATTTATTCTGCTCGCTTCGGTGATTATTTGGGCAGGCACGCAGTTTCCTAAAAATGAGGCATTAGAAGAGCAAATGCAGGAGGCAAACAAGCCGCTTTTAGCTAAACAGCAGGATTTAGAGGAGCAATTAAAGCAGCAAGATTTAAAAGCATTGCAAGATGAGCTAGATGAGGTGAATGCGCAAATGGCTGATAATGAGCATAAATACCAAGCAGCTTTTGTTGAGCAAAGCTATTTGGGGCGTGTGGGGGAATTTATACAACCTATTTTTGCTCCATTTCATTTTGATTGGAAAATGTCCGTATCCTTGCTCAATGGGCTTTTGGCAAAGGAGACTATTATTTCAAGCATGGGCGTGCTTTACGCGCTGGGCGATGAGGTCGATGAGAATAATGATGCGCCACTGCGCGATGTGCTGCAAGAGCATATAAGCCTGCCAAGTGCGGTGGCATTTATTTTGTTTATTATGTTTTACAATCCCTGCTTTGCCGCAAGTATTGTCTTTGGTAAAGAGGCTGGAGGGAAAAGATTTATCGTGTATTTGTTTATTTTTACTAGCGTAGTTTCATATGTTTTTGCCCTCATGGGCTATTATTTGACATTATTTTTAATGGGTTAG
- the secD gene encoding protein translocase subunit SecD: MAVQRTPSPARGFNYKLLALIFAAIFGIALSLPSFIKTDIGWRKISLGLDLQGGLNLLLGVKTQEAIKARFSSLASQIVFDTKKENILIDNLKIFDDSINLELVDSDEKPMLDKILSQINGLQITQNNNNYSIRFTAEYTEEIRDGALKQAIATIRNRLDEFGLREPSVTQQGKDNILVQLPGITSVEEEQRVRDLIAKPAHLQMMAVDEERNARVNTMSELEAQKYNDVILPFMKSPQIQNLESSIKILNEQLHALDSTNPKYADIQAQIATLTEKLQKQSTQSEQVILLKAVPILDGSMLTDARTGYDQNNQPIVNFSLDSKGAKILGEFSGANVGKRMAIVLDGKVHSAPVIRERIGGGSGQISGGFTVDKAGDLAIALKSGALPAPMEVLEKRSVGPSLGEDSIKSSLIALVSGFALVVLFMMLYYSLAGVIAVIALLVNIVLIIAVMALFGATLTLPGMAGIVLTVGMAVDANIIINERIREALRAGFSIPKSIEMGYANASRAIFDSNLTTLIAAVLLYAFGTGAIKGFAITMSIGITASILTAIVGTHGIYQAIMKWITKSGNVQLWFGIKLEHDKQAIKG; this comes from the coding sequence ATGGCAGTACAACGCACTCCCTCCCCTGCTAGGGGCTTTAATTATAAGCTTTTGGCACTCATTTTTGCAGCAATTTTTGGCATTGCCTTAAGCCTGCCTTCTTTTATTAAAACTGATATTGGCTGGCGCAAGATTTCTTTGGGACTTGACCTGCAGGGGGGCTTAAATTTGCTCTTAGGCGTTAAAACACAAGAGGCCATCAAGGCACGCTTTTCTTCGCTGGCTTCTCAAATTGTTTTTGATACTAAGAAAGAAAATATCCTTATTGATAATCTCAAAATTTTTGATGATAGCATAAATCTCGAGCTAGTTGATAGTGATGAAAAGCCTATGCTTGATAAGATTCTATCCCAAATTAATGGCTTACAAATCACGCAAAATAACAATAACTACTCCATTAGATTTACAGCAGAATACACAGAGGAAATACGCGATGGCGCGCTTAAGCAAGCGATTGCAACTATACGCAATCGGCTTGATGAATTTGGTTTGAGAGAGCCTAGCGTAACACAGCAAGGAAAGGATAATATCCTCGTGCAGCTGCCGGGCATTACAAGCGTTGAGGAAGAGCAGAGAGTGAGGGATTTAATCGCTAAGCCCGCACATTTGCAAATGATGGCAGTAGATGAGGAGCGAAATGCGCGTGTCAATACAATGAGCGAGCTTGAGGCTCAAAAGTATAATGATGTGATTTTGCCTTTTATGAAATCTCCACAAATACAGAATCTAGAGAGCAGCATTAAGATTTTAAATGAGCAACTTCATGCGCTAGATTCTACAAATCCCAAATATGCAGACATTCAAGCACAAATTGCCACGCTCACAGAAAAGTTACAAAAGCAAAGCACACAAAGCGAGCAAGTCATCTTGCTTAAAGCCGTGCCTATCCTTGATGGCTCTATGCTTACAGATGCGCGCACTGGCTATGACCAAAATAATCAACCCATTGTAAATTTTAGTCTAGATTCTAAGGGGGCTAAGATTTTGGGGGAATTTTCAGGAGCGAATGTCGGCAAGCGTATGGCGATTGTCCTTGATGGCAAGGTGCATTCTGCACCTGTTATCCGCGAGCGCATTGGTGGAGGAAGTGGGCAAATTAGTGGAGGCTTTACGGTGGATAAAGCAGGCGATTTAGCTATCGCGCTTAAAAGTGGGGCATTGCCAGCACCTATGGAAGTGCTTGAAAAGCGTAGCGTAGGACCAAGCTTAGGAGAAGATTCTATAAAGTCCTCGCTTATTGCTCTTGTGAGCGGCTTTGCGCTAGTGGTGCTTTTTATGATGCTTTATTATTCGCTTGCAGGTGTTATTGCAGTGATTGCGCTACTTGTGAATATTGTGCTTATCATCGCTGTTATGGCACTTTTTGGCGCGACACTCACCCTTCCGGGTATGGCAGGTATCGTGCTAACGGTGGGTATGGCAGTTGATGCAAATATTATTATTAATGAGAGAATCCGCGAGGCGCTGCGTGCGGGCTTTAGCATACCAAAGTCCATTGAAATGGGCTATGCGAATGCCTCAAGGGCTATTTTTGATTCTAATCTCACCACGCTTATTGCCGCAGTATTGCTTTATGCTTTTGGCACAGGCGCAATTAAGGGCTTTGCAATCACTATGAGCATTGGTATCACGGCTTCGATTTTAACCGCAATTGTTGGCACACATGGCATTTATCAAGCCATTATGAAATGGATTACAAAAAGTGGCAATGTGCAGCTGTGGTTTGGCATTAAGCTTGAGCACGATAAACAAGCGATTAAAGGATAA
- the nhaA gene encoding sodium/proton antiporter NhaA — MAKQRISEALSNFIRAESFSGIFLFFCALSAMIVANSPLGDMYKSFWEQDFGFSIAGHFYGFSIHDWINDVLMSVFFLMVGLEIKREVLFGDLSGFQKAAFPVIGALGGMIAPGIIYYALNMNTPSYHGFGIPMATDIAFVLGVILLLGKCVPLALKVFLVTLAVADDLGAIIVIAVFYPSEEGLHFSFLGMAALLIVALIILNRLGVRYLGAYMGVGILLWFCVHHGGIHATIAAVALAFCIPVKPKIESKEFISIVQQMINIFANNDKERKNMLLSSQQMEAIDEARRDFIKVQNPLLRLEHALHPICGFIIMPLFAFANAGVEISAQVDFHMDYIMLGVMLGLIVGKPLGIFGLTFLCEKCKIAARPQGVSWSHIVGAGMLAGIGFTMSMFVANIAFNNPLAKDVAKVAILLASSIAGIVGSVYLIINHKMSKAKS; from the coding sequence GTGGCAAAGCAAAGAATTTCAGAAGCTCTAAGCAATTTTATCCGCGCAGAATCTTTTAGCGGTATTTTTTTATTTTTCTGCGCACTTAGCGCGATGATTGTGGCAAATTCACCGCTTGGCGATATGTATAAAAGCTTTTGGGAGCAAGACTTTGGCTTTAGTATTGCGGGGCATTTTTATGGCTTTAGCATTCATGATTGGATTAATGATGTATTGATGTCAGTCTTTTTTCTTATGGTGGGGCTTGAGATTAAGCGCGAAGTGCTATTTGGGGATTTATCCGGCTTTCAAAAGGCAGCTTTCCCTGTTATTGGTGCGCTAGGAGGTATGATTGCGCCGGGCATTATTTATTACGCACTTAATATGAATACACCTTCATATCATGGCTTTGGTATTCCTATGGCGACAGATATTGCTTTTGTTTTGGGCGTGATTTTACTGCTTGGTAAATGCGTGCCTTTAGCGCTAAAAGTATTTCTTGTAACGCTTGCTGTAGCAGATGATTTGGGTGCGATTATTGTGATTGCGGTGTTTTATCCATCAGAGGAGGGGTTACATTTTTCATTTTTAGGTATGGCAGCATTGCTTATTGTTGCGCTTATTATCCTTAATCGCTTAGGAGTGCGATATTTGGGCGCGTATATGGGCGTTGGTATTTTGCTATGGTTTTGTGTGCATCATGGTGGGATTCACGCTACAATCGCAGCAGTAGCGCTGGCATTTTGTATCCCCGTAAAGCCAAAAATTGAAAGCAAAGAATTTATTAGCATTGTCCAACAAATGATAAATATTTTTGCAAATAATGATAAAGAGCGCAAAAATATGCTTCTCTCTTCACAGCAAATGGAGGCTATTGATGAGGCAAGGCGAGATTTTATCAAAGTGCAAAATCCACTTTTGCGCCTAGAGCATGCTTTGCACCCTATATGTGGCTTTATTATTATGCCACTTTTTGCTTTTGCTAATGCTGGGGTTGAGATTTCTGCGCAAGTGGATTTTCATATGGATTATATTATGCTAGGCGTTATGCTTGGGCTTATAGTGGGCAAACCGCTAGGAATATTTGGGCTTACATTTTTATGCGAAAAGTGCAAAATCGCCGCGCGCCCGCAGGGTGTGAGCTGGAGTCATATCGTTGGTGCTGGAATGCTCGCAGGCATCGGCTTTACAATGTCTATGTTTGTGGCAAATATTGCCTTTAATAATCCTTTGGCAAAAGATGTAGCAAAAGTGGCAATCTTGCTTGCTTCAAGTATTGCAGGGATTGTGGGAAGCGTGTATTTAATTATTAACCACAAAATGAGCAAAGCTAAATCTTAG
- a CDS encoding flagellin A: MAFQVNTNINALNAHAQSTFTQYNLKNSMEKLSSGLRINKAADDASGMAIADSLRSQASSLGQAIRNTNDGMGIIQIADKAMDEQIKILDTIKTKAVQAAQDGQSTQSRSMIQMDIKRLIEGLDNIGNTTTYNGMALLSGALSNKEFQVGAYSNQSIKASIGATTSDKIGQVRIETGALVTASGEVTVTFKNVDGVNDVTLESVKVSSSAGTGLGVLAEVINKNSDKTGIRAQANAITTSDGFIASGSLAGVMINGISIGDVIGIKKNDSDGRLVQAFNAATMHTGVEAYTDNLGRLMLRSTDGRGIDLKAGGAVAGQGPQAITTLNGGQNITNGSTNYGRLSLVRTDARDIVISGTNISSTGYLDNTKVAQTTANLRDVTGVFNADVKSASGANYNAVIASGGADLGAGVTSLRGAMVTMDIAESAQKMLDKIRADLGSVQGQMVSTVNNITITQVNVKAAESGIREVDFAAESSEFSKLNILAQSGSYALSQANAIQQNILRLLN, translated from the coding sequence ATGGCTTTTCAGGTAAATACTAACATCAACGCGCTCAATGCGCATGCTCAATCTACCTTTACTCAATACAACCTCAAAAATTCAATGGAGAAATTGAGTTCAGGTCTTCGCATTAACAAGGCTGCAGACGATGCTTCAGGTATGGCAATCGCCGATAGTTTGCGCTCTCAAGCAAGCTCTCTAGGACAAGCGATTAGAAATACAAACGATGGTATGGGGATTATCCAAATTGCGGATAAGGCAATGGATGAGCAAATCAAAATCCTTGATACAATCAAAACTAAAGCGGTTCAAGCGGCTCAAGATGGGCAATCTACACAATCTCGCTCAATGATTCAAATGGACATTAAGCGTTTGATTGAAGGTTTGGACAATATCGGTAATACGACTACCTATAACGGTATGGCACTACTTTCTGGTGCGCTCTCAAACAAAGAATTCCAAGTGGGTGCGTATTCTAACCAATCTATTAAAGCTTCTATCGGTGCGACTACAAGCGATAAAATCGGACAAGTGCGTATTGAAACTGGAGCTTTGGTTACAGCTTCTGGCGAAGTAACTGTAACTTTTAAAAATGTAGATGGTGTAAATGATGTAACTTTAGAATCTGTGAAAGTTTCATCATCTGCTGGCACAGGGCTAGGCGTTTTGGCAGAAGTAATTAACAAAAACTCTGATAAAACAGGTATTCGCGCTCAAGCTAATGCCATTACTACTTCAGATGGCTTTATTGCTTCAGGAAGTTTGGCTGGCGTTATGATTAATGGTATCTCTATTGGAGATGTGATTGGCATTAAGAAAAACGATAGCGATGGTCGTTTGGTGCAAGCATTTAACGCTGCGACAATGCACACAGGCGTTGAGGCTTATACAGACAATCTTGGGCGCTTGATGCTACGCAGCACAGATGGACGTGGTATTGACTTAAAGGCTGGCGGCGCAGTGGCTGGGCAAGGACCACAAGCGATTACAACGCTTAATGGCGGACAAAATATCACAAATGGTTCAACTAACTATGGACGCTTATCACTAGTAAGAACAGATGCGCGCGATATTGTGATTTCTGGGACAAATATTAGCTCAACAGGCTATCTAGATAACACAAAAGTGGCTCAAACTACAGCAAACCTCCGTGATGTAACAGGTGTGTTTAACGCTGATGTGAAGTCTGCTTCTGGTGCAAACTACAATGCTGTAATCGCTAGCGGTGGCGCGGACTTAGGTGCTGGTGTAACAAGCCTACGCGGTGCTATGGTAACTATGGACATTGCAGAATCTGCTCAAAAAATGCTTGATAAAATTAGAGCTGACTTAGGTTCTGTGCAAGGGCAAATGGTAAGCACTGTAAATAACATCACTATCACTCAAGTGAATGTTAAGGCTGCTGAATCTGGTATTCGCGAAGTGGATTTTGCTGCTGAAAGCTCTGAATTTAGCAAGCTTAATATCCTTGCTCAATCTGGTAGCTACGCGCTTTCTCAAGCTAATGCTATTCAGCAAAATATCTTAAGATTGCTTAACTAA